A genomic stretch from Coffea arabica cultivar ET-39 chromosome 10c, Coffea Arabica ET-39 HiFi, whole genome shotgun sequence includes:
- the LOC140015699 gene encoding wall-associated receptor kinase 2-like, whose translation MGFNRFILPMLLHLVIALMLSSASTLTPPTFPIAMPGCKDHCGNVSIPFPFGITEDCYLNKYFFINCTNSSTSVPQTVLQNAVDVTEISLEGQVHLMQDIASDCYDKNGSLLDNISPWTRLSKRFTFSSTANKFIVVGCDALALVKGFGQNRSYATGCIPSCDYKEDVIDGSCSGIGCCQTDIPPGAWNINVSLTSLNNHTKVWDFNPCSYAFVVEEKAFNFSASNLTNLSNDLSLPVVVDWTIEEGSCEVAQRNTTSYACSGKNSHCYEPFKGLGYRCSCDQGYEGNPYLPDGCQDINECQDPTLHNCTKNSVCHNTLGNYTCPCLKGYHGDGRGGDGCSPDQINWSMIVSGVGIGTAILLFCCFYLCLELRKRRENRLKEEFFRKNGGLMLQQRLAQEGRNTNVARIFTLEELRKATNNFEETRIIGRGGYGTVFKGILVDHNSCTVAIKRSREVNENQVDQFINEVIMLSQVNSRNVVKLLGCCLETEVPLLVYEFIDNGTLSEHLSSTTKSQHLSWNIRLRIASEIAGVLSYLHSVASPPIIHRDIKSANILLDQNYTAKVTDFGISKLAPLDENQVSTMVQGTFGYLDPEYMLTGLLTEKSDVYSFGVVLIELLTSEKALSLDRVEEEKFLANYFISSLKSGHLVQVLDRNIMFDVSIELLKEVAMIAKSCLSIKGDDRPSMKNIARELEVLEIRAKQSPIQVSKIDFTDTEASLLGMQSTKAYIDSGDSSCIHTESHSIMEHMMVPIAGGR comes from the exons ATGGGCTTCAATCGGTTCATTTTACCGATGCTCTTGCATTTGGTAATTGCCTTAATGCTTTCTTCCGCTTCAACTTTGACACCCCCAACATTTCCTATAGCGATGCCCGGCTGCAAAGATCATTGTGGAAATGTAAGCATTCCATTTCCATTCGGTATTACGGAAGATTGTTACcttaacaaatatttttttatcaaCTGCACCAACTCTTCAACCTCTGTCCCTCAAACAGTTCTGCAGAACGCAGTCGATGTCACAGAAATATCTCTGGAAGGTCAGGTACACCTTATGCAGGATATAGCATCTGATTGCTATGATAAAAACGGAAGTTTATTGGACAACATTTCACCATGGACGAGATTATCTAAACGCTTTACCTTCAGTAGTACAGCTAATAAATTCATTGTCGTTGGCTGTGATGCCTTGGCCTTAGTTAAAGGCTTTGGTCAAAACCGGAGCTACGCAACTGGATGTATCCCTTCCTGTGATTATAAGGAAGATGTAATTGATGGCTCTTGTTCTGGCATCGGTTGCTGCCAGACTGATATCCCACCAGGGGCATGGAATATTAATGTGAGCTTGACCAGTCTTAATAACCACACCAAGGTGTGGGATTTCAATCCTTGCAGCTACGCTTTTGTGGTCGAAGAGAAGGCTTTCAATTTTTCTGCAAGTAACCTCACCAACttaagcaatgatttaagtctTCCCGTCGTGGTGGATTGGACCATTGAGGAGGGGTCATGTGAAGTTGCCCAAAGAAACACGACCTCTTATGCATGCTCTGGTAAAAACAGTCACTGTTACGAACCTTTTAAGGGGTTGGGATACCGTTGTTCTTGCGATCAAGGATACGAAGGCAACCCATATCTCCCTGATGGTTGCCAAG ATATTAATGAATGCCAAGATCCAACTCTACACAATTGTACGAAGAATAGTGTTTGTCACAACACATTGGGCAACTACACATGTCCTTGTCTCAAAGGGTATCATGGTGATGGGAGAGGTGGAGATGGCTGCAGTCCTGACCAAATAAATTGGTCTATGATTGTTTCAG GTGTTGGCATAGGCACAGCAATTCTACTTTTCTGCTGCTTTTATTTGTGTTTGGAATTgaggaaaagaagggaaaacagATTGAAGGAGGAGTTTTTCCGgaaaaatggtggattaatgCTACAGCAACGACtggctcaagaaggaagaaacacaAATGTTGCTAGAATTTTCACTCTTGAAGAACTACGAAAGGCAACCAATAATTTCGAGGAAACTCGAATTATTGGTCGTGGAGGATACGGCACAGTTTTCAAAGGAATCTTAGTAGACCATAATTCTTGTACTGTTGCCATTAAGAGGTCCAGAGAAGTTAACGAAAATCAAGTTGATCAATTTATTAATGAGGTGATTATGCTTTCCCAAGTTAATAGTAGAAATGTCGTTAAACTTCTAGGATGTTGCTTAGAGACGGAAGTGCCATTACTTGTTTATGAGTTCATCGACAATGGTACTCTCTCCGAGCATTTAAGCAGCACAACAAAATCACAGCATCTTTCTTGGAATATCCGATTAAGAATAGCATCAGAAATTGCTGGAGTTCTCTCATATTTGCACTCAGTAGCTTCACCACCGATTATCCATAGAGATATCAAATCGGCAAACATACTTCTAGATCAAAACTACACTGCAAAAGTCACAGACTTTGGAATATCAAAATTGGCTCCTTTAGATGAAAATCAAGTATCTACAATGGTGCAAGGAACATTTGGCTACTTGGACCCCGAGTACATGCTAACAGGATTGTTGACAGAGAAAAGTGATGTTTACAGCTTTGGGGTAGTTCTTATAGAGCTACTGACAAGTGAGAAGGCATTATCATTGGATAGAGTGGAGGAAGAGAAGTTTCTTGCGAATTACTTCATTTCTTCACTGAAAAGTGGTCACTTGGTCCAGGTTCTTGATCGCAACATTATGTTCGATGTAAGTATTGAGCTTTTGAAAGAAGTTGCAATGATTGCGAAATCTTGCTTGAGTATAAAAGGTGATGATAGACCATCTATGAAGAATATAGCAAGAGAACTTGAGGTATTGGAAATAAGAGCAAAGCAATCTCCAATTCAAGTTTCTAAGATTGATTTCACCGACACTGAGGCCTCCTTGCTTGGTATGCAATCAACAAAAGCATATATCGACAGTGGTGATTCTAGCTGCATACATACTGAGAGTCATAGCATAATGGAGCATATGATGGTACCAATTGCTGGTGGGAGATGA